The Triticum aestivum cultivar Chinese Spring chromosome 3A, IWGSC CS RefSeq v2.1, whole genome shotgun sequence genome includes a region encoding these proteins:
- the LOC123059952 gene encoding uncharacterized protein isoform X3 has translation MRNGSSSSCSSSPVGLHLQQVFGSQAPHGRQLGSSSSYCPRPMAELLQVTWLPASGGGGPGGLLHALASLSFLLLLAYLSLFLLAKLFARLHRARERRGRDNRAESNPGKEDVAAADDIHLAGGERQAGGTLFWFDEAVFEDTALLGLGDEAKNHLLYTGAGGTAAQHCLEVAETSCAFHTAPPESTNRVSFAPREEEDHRAESDAATAGATATAAQEQEEARVDVAVSVADDGVPMAADGYRQNGPVAASSSLPKNDSVQGNLLVAERQRSRGGGEGRRDGDHREDGHGVEEEPGEEEEKAAGFPDVKRLVNSHALADTKKLQLDGGARLRPRREEEDGDSCRFGASTLTSESTSKSSVEWQSSTVTTGKDAYSDLFSSSSRRSSARWESYTLFRKYDEDMVYFHRVGAQKLTETESFRSIKCQPRSMSQRITHKLSMAAPAIGLRDPYPELERVYVAQICLTWEALNWNYTTFRRHNGGVVGGTMMLEERCCPARVAQEFQQFQVLLYRFMENEPFEHGRRPEVYARMKNSSPKLLLVPEFREEEDEKDDLISAVQFLHILEESIRTFMAFLRADKRSHYQMFREMVRRRTSAADQSIVITLKRTNKAKKSRLKDLSRPRRCLKRIKLREQEEVAVLLGLIDLKVVARVLRMPEITEQQLHWCEEKMGRLRVDPQQGTMERDPSPLFFPAH, from the exons ATGCGTAATGGGAGCAGCtcatcttgctcttcttctccggTGGGGTTGCACCTGCAGCAAGTGTTTGGCTCGCAGGCTCCTCATGGCCGGCAGCTTGGTAGCAGCTCCTCCTACTGCCCTCGTCCCATGGCGGAGCTGCTGCAGGTGACGTGGCTGCCCGCGTCCGGCGGTGGCGGCCCCGGCGGTCTCCTCCACGCCTTGGCCTCTCTCAGCTTTCTGCTCCTCCTCGCCTACCTCTCGCTCTTCCTCCTCGCCAAGCTCTTCGCCCGACTCCACCGCGCAAG GGAGCGCCGTGGCCGTGACAACCGTGCGGAGAGTAACCCCGGGAAGGAGGACGTGGCCGCCGCCGACGACATCCACCTCGCCGGAGGGGAGCGGCAGGCGGGGGGCACGCTGTTCTGGTTCGACGAGGCCGTGTTCGAGGACACCGCcctgcttggccttggcgacgaaGCAAAGAATCACCTTTTGTACACTGGTGCTGGTGGTACGGCTGCGCAACATTGCTTGGAGGTGGCGGAGACCAGCTGCGCCTTTCACACGGCCCCGCCGGAATCCACCAACCGCGTCTCATTCGCGCCGCGCGAGGAGGAGGACCACCGCGCCGAAAGTGATGCCGCCACTGCCGGTGCCACCGCCACCGCGGCCCAGGAGCAGGAAGAGGCCAGGGTTGACGTGGCCGTCTCCGTAGCCGACGACGGCGTCCCCATGGCGGCTGATGGGTATCGGCAGAATGGTCCGGTCGCCGCGTCGTCGTCACTACCGAAGAATGATTCCGTTCAAGGCAATCTCCTAG TTGCAGAGAGGCaacgaagcagaggaggaggagaaggtcgCCGCGACGGTGATCATCGTGAAGACGGGCATGGAGTAGAAGAAGagccgggggaggaggaggagaaggccgcGGGCTTTCCGgacgtgaagcggctggtgaacagCCACGCGCTGGCCGACACGAAGAAGCTGCAGCTGGACGGCGGCGCGCGGCTGCGGCcgcggcgagaggaggaggacggggacagCTGCCGGTTCGGCGCGTCGACGCTGACGAGCGAGTCGACGTCCAAGAGCTCGGTGGAGTGGCAGAGCTCGACGGTGACGACCGGCAAGGACGCCTACTCGGACCTCTTCTCGTCGTCGTCGCGCCGGAGCTCGGCGAGGTGGGAGTCCTACACGCTCTTCCGCAAGTACGACGAGGACATGGTCTACTTCCACCGCGTCGGCGCCCAGAAGCTCACCGAGACAG AGTCGTTCAGGTCGATCAAGTGCCAGCCGCGGTCGATGTCGCAGCGGATCACGCACAAGCTGTCCATGGCG GCGCCGGCGATAGGGCTGCGCGACCCGTACCCGGAGCTGGAGCGGGTGTACGTGGCCCAGATCTGCCTCACTTGGGAGGCCCTCAACTGGAACTACACCACCTTCCGCCGCCACAACGGCGGCGTCGTCGGCGGCACCATGATGCTGGAGGAGCGGTGCTGCCCGGCGCGCGTGGCGCAGGAGTTCCAGCAGTTCCAGGTGCTGCTCTACCGGTTCATGGAGAACGAGCCCTTCGAGCACGGTCGCCGGCCCGAGGTGTACGCCCGGATgaagaactcctccccgaagctgcTCCTCGTCCCAGAGTTCAGAG aggaggaggacgagaaggACGACCTGATATCGGCGGTGCAGTTCCTGCACATCCTGGAGGAGTCCATCCGGACGTTCATGGCGTTCCTCCGCGCCGACAAGCGTAGCCACTACCAGATGTTCAGGGAGATGGTCCGGCGGAGGACGAGCGCCGCCGACCAGTCGATCGTCATCACCCTCAAGAGAACCAACAAGGCC AAGAAGAGCCGTCTCAAGGACCTGAGCCGGCCGCGGCGGTGCCTGAAGCGGATCAAGCTGCGGGAGCAGGAGGAGGTGGCGGTGCTGCTGGGTCTCATCGACCTCAAGGTGGTGGCCCGGGTGCTGCGCATGCCGGAGATCACGGAGCAGCAGCTGCACTGGTGCGAGGAGAAGATGGGCCGGCTCCGTGTCGACCCGCAGCAGGGCACCATGGAGCGAGACCCCTCACCCCTCTTCTTCCCCGCGCACTGA
- the LOC123059952 gene encoding uncharacterized protein isoform X1 codes for MRNGSSSSCSSSPVGLHLQQVFGSQAPHGRQLGSSSSYCPRPMAELLQVTWLPASGGGGPGGLLHALASLSFLLLLAYLSLFLLAKLFARLHRARERRGRDNRAESNPGKEDVAAADDIHLAGGERQAGGTLFWFDEAVFEDTALLGLGDEAKNHLLYTGAGGTAAQHCLEVAETSCAFHTAPPESTNRVSFAPREEEDHRAESDAATAGATATAAQEQEEARVDVAVSVADDGVPMAADGYRQNGPVAASSSLPKNDSVQGNLLVAERQRSRGGGEGRRDGDHREDGHGVEEEPGEEEEKAAGFPDVKRLVNSHALADTKKLQLDGGARLRPRREEEDGDSCRFGASTLTSESTSKSSVEWQSSTVTTGKDAYSDLFSSSSRRSSARWESYTLFRKYDEDMVYFHRVGAQKLTETESFRSIKCQPRSMSQRITHKLSMAAPRPRPASAEAPAIGLRDPYPELERVYVAQICLTWEALNWNYTTFRRHNGGVVGGTMMLEERCCPARVAQEFQQFQVLLYRFMENEPFEHGRRPEVYARMKNSSPKLLLVPEFREEEDEKDDLISAVQFLHILEESIRTFMAFLRADKRSHYQMFREMVRRRTSAADQSIVITLKRTNKAKKSRLKDLSRPRRCLKRIKLREQEEVAVLLGLIDLKVVARVLRMPEITEQQLHWCEEKMGRLRVDPQQGTMERDPSPLFFPAH; via the exons ATGCGTAATGGGAGCAGCtcatcttgctcttcttctccggTGGGGTTGCACCTGCAGCAAGTGTTTGGCTCGCAGGCTCCTCATGGCCGGCAGCTTGGTAGCAGCTCCTCCTACTGCCCTCGTCCCATGGCGGAGCTGCTGCAGGTGACGTGGCTGCCCGCGTCCGGCGGTGGCGGCCCCGGCGGTCTCCTCCACGCCTTGGCCTCTCTCAGCTTTCTGCTCCTCCTCGCCTACCTCTCGCTCTTCCTCCTCGCCAAGCTCTTCGCCCGACTCCACCGCGCAAG GGAGCGCCGTGGCCGTGACAACCGTGCGGAGAGTAACCCCGGGAAGGAGGACGTGGCCGCCGCCGACGACATCCACCTCGCCGGAGGGGAGCGGCAGGCGGGGGGCACGCTGTTCTGGTTCGACGAGGCCGTGTTCGAGGACACCGCcctgcttggccttggcgacgaaGCAAAGAATCACCTTTTGTACACTGGTGCTGGTGGTACGGCTGCGCAACATTGCTTGGAGGTGGCGGAGACCAGCTGCGCCTTTCACACGGCCCCGCCGGAATCCACCAACCGCGTCTCATTCGCGCCGCGCGAGGAGGAGGACCACCGCGCCGAAAGTGATGCCGCCACTGCCGGTGCCACCGCCACCGCGGCCCAGGAGCAGGAAGAGGCCAGGGTTGACGTGGCCGTCTCCGTAGCCGACGACGGCGTCCCCATGGCGGCTGATGGGTATCGGCAGAATGGTCCGGTCGCCGCGTCGTCGTCACTACCGAAGAATGATTCCGTTCAAGGCAATCTCCTAG TTGCAGAGAGGCaacgaagcagaggaggaggagaaggtcgCCGCGACGGTGATCATCGTGAAGACGGGCATGGAGTAGAAGAAGagccgggggaggaggaggagaaggccgcGGGCTTTCCGgacgtgaagcggctggtgaacagCCACGCGCTGGCCGACACGAAGAAGCTGCAGCTGGACGGCGGCGCGCGGCTGCGGCcgcggcgagaggaggaggacggggacagCTGCCGGTTCGGCGCGTCGACGCTGACGAGCGAGTCGACGTCCAAGAGCTCGGTGGAGTGGCAGAGCTCGACGGTGACGACCGGCAAGGACGCCTACTCGGACCTCTTCTCGTCGTCGTCGCGCCGGAGCTCGGCGAGGTGGGAGTCCTACACGCTCTTCCGCAAGTACGACGAGGACATGGTCTACTTCCACCGCGTCGGCGCCCAGAAGCTCACCGAGACAG AGTCGTTCAGGTCGATCAAGTGCCAGCCGCGGTCGATGTCGCAGCGGATCACGCACAAGCTGTCCATGGCGGCGCCGAGGCCGAGGCCCGCGTCGGCGGAGGCGCCGGCGATAGGGCTGCGCGACCCGTACCCGGAGCTGGAGCGGGTGTACGTGGCCCAGATCTGCCTCACTTGGGAGGCCCTCAACTGGAACTACACCACCTTCCGCCGCCACAACGGCGGCGTCGTCGGCGGCACCATGATGCTGGAGGAGCGGTGCTGCCCGGCGCGCGTGGCGCAGGAGTTCCAGCAGTTCCAGGTGCTGCTCTACCGGTTCATGGAGAACGAGCCCTTCGAGCACGGTCGCCGGCCCGAGGTGTACGCCCGGATgaagaactcctccccgaagctgcTCCTCGTCCCAGAGTTCAGAG aggaggaggacgagaaggACGACCTGATATCGGCGGTGCAGTTCCTGCACATCCTGGAGGAGTCCATCCGGACGTTCATGGCGTTCCTCCGCGCCGACAAGCGTAGCCACTACCAGATGTTCAGGGAGATGGTCCGGCGGAGGACGAGCGCCGCCGACCAGTCGATCGTCATCACCCTCAAGAGAACCAACAAGGCC AAGAAGAGCCGTCTCAAGGACCTGAGCCGGCCGCGGCGGTGCCTGAAGCGGATCAAGCTGCGGGAGCAGGAGGAGGTGGCGGTGCTGCTGGGTCTCATCGACCTCAAGGTGGTGGCCCGGGTGCTGCGCATGCCGGAGATCACGGAGCAGCAGCTGCACTGGTGCGAGGAGAAGATGGGCCGGCTCCGTGTCGACCCGCAGCAGGGCACCATGGAGCGAGACCCCTCACCCCTCTTCTTCCCCGCGCACTGA
- the LOC123059952 gene encoding uncharacterized protein isoform X2 — protein MRNGSSSSCSSSPVGLHLQQVFGSQAPHGRQLGSSSSYCPRPMAELLQVTWLPASGGGGPGGLLHALASLSFLLLLAYLSLFLLAKLFARLHRARERRGRDNRAESNPGKEDVAAADDIHLAGGERQAGGTLFWFDEAVFEDTALLGLGDEAKNHLLYTGAGGTAAQHCLEVAETSCAFHTAPPESTNRVSFAPREEEDHRAESDAATAGATATAAQEQEEARVDVAVSVADDGVPMAADGYRQNGPVAASSSLPKNDSVQGNLLERQRSRGGGEGRRDGDHREDGHGVEEEPGEEEEKAAGFPDVKRLVNSHALADTKKLQLDGGARLRPRREEEDGDSCRFGASTLTSESTSKSSVEWQSSTVTTGKDAYSDLFSSSSRRSSARWESYTLFRKYDEDMVYFHRVGAQKLTETESFRSIKCQPRSMSQRITHKLSMAAPRPRPASAEAPAIGLRDPYPELERVYVAQICLTWEALNWNYTTFRRHNGGVVGGTMMLEERCCPARVAQEFQQFQVLLYRFMENEPFEHGRRPEVYARMKNSSPKLLLVPEFREEEDEKDDLISAVQFLHILEESIRTFMAFLRADKRSHYQMFREMVRRRTSAADQSIVITLKRTNKAKKSRLKDLSRPRRCLKRIKLREQEEVAVLLGLIDLKVVARVLRMPEITEQQLHWCEEKMGRLRVDPQQGTMERDPSPLFFPAH, from the exons ATGCGTAATGGGAGCAGCtcatcttgctcttcttctccggTGGGGTTGCACCTGCAGCAAGTGTTTGGCTCGCAGGCTCCTCATGGCCGGCAGCTTGGTAGCAGCTCCTCCTACTGCCCTCGTCCCATGGCGGAGCTGCTGCAGGTGACGTGGCTGCCCGCGTCCGGCGGTGGCGGCCCCGGCGGTCTCCTCCACGCCTTGGCCTCTCTCAGCTTTCTGCTCCTCCTCGCCTACCTCTCGCTCTTCCTCCTCGCCAAGCTCTTCGCCCGACTCCACCGCGCAAG GGAGCGCCGTGGCCGTGACAACCGTGCGGAGAGTAACCCCGGGAAGGAGGACGTGGCCGCCGCCGACGACATCCACCTCGCCGGAGGGGAGCGGCAGGCGGGGGGCACGCTGTTCTGGTTCGACGAGGCCGTGTTCGAGGACACCGCcctgcttggccttggcgacgaaGCAAAGAATCACCTTTTGTACACTGGTGCTGGTGGTACGGCTGCGCAACATTGCTTGGAGGTGGCGGAGACCAGCTGCGCCTTTCACACGGCCCCGCCGGAATCCACCAACCGCGTCTCATTCGCGCCGCGCGAGGAGGAGGACCACCGCGCCGAAAGTGATGCCGCCACTGCCGGTGCCACCGCCACCGCGGCCCAGGAGCAGGAAGAGGCCAGGGTTGACGTGGCCGTCTCCGTAGCCGACGACGGCGTCCCCATGGCGGCTGATGGGTATCGGCAGAATGGTCCGGTCGCCGCGTCGTCGTCACTACCGAAGAATGATTCCGTTCAAGGCAATCTCCTAG AGAGGCaacgaagcagaggaggaggagaaggtcgCCGCGACGGTGATCATCGTGAAGACGGGCATGGAGTAGAAGAAGagccgggggaggaggaggagaaggccgcGGGCTTTCCGgacgtgaagcggctggtgaacagCCACGCGCTGGCCGACACGAAGAAGCTGCAGCTGGACGGCGGCGCGCGGCTGCGGCcgcggcgagaggaggaggacggggacagCTGCCGGTTCGGCGCGTCGACGCTGACGAGCGAGTCGACGTCCAAGAGCTCGGTGGAGTGGCAGAGCTCGACGGTGACGACCGGCAAGGACGCCTACTCGGACCTCTTCTCGTCGTCGTCGCGCCGGAGCTCGGCGAGGTGGGAGTCCTACACGCTCTTCCGCAAGTACGACGAGGACATGGTCTACTTCCACCGCGTCGGCGCCCAGAAGCTCACCGAGACAG AGTCGTTCAGGTCGATCAAGTGCCAGCCGCGGTCGATGTCGCAGCGGATCACGCACAAGCTGTCCATGGCGGCGCCGAGGCCGAGGCCCGCGTCGGCGGAGGCGCCGGCGATAGGGCTGCGCGACCCGTACCCGGAGCTGGAGCGGGTGTACGTGGCCCAGATCTGCCTCACTTGGGAGGCCCTCAACTGGAACTACACCACCTTCCGCCGCCACAACGGCGGCGTCGTCGGCGGCACCATGATGCTGGAGGAGCGGTGCTGCCCGGCGCGCGTGGCGCAGGAGTTCCAGCAGTTCCAGGTGCTGCTCTACCGGTTCATGGAGAACGAGCCCTTCGAGCACGGTCGCCGGCCCGAGGTGTACGCCCGGATgaagaactcctccccgaagctgcTCCTCGTCCCAGAGTTCAGAG aggaggaggacgagaaggACGACCTGATATCGGCGGTGCAGTTCCTGCACATCCTGGAGGAGTCCATCCGGACGTTCATGGCGTTCCTCCGCGCCGACAAGCGTAGCCACTACCAGATGTTCAGGGAGATGGTCCGGCGGAGGACGAGCGCCGCCGACCAGTCGATCGTCATCACCCTCAAGAGAACCAACAAGGCC AAGAAGAGCCGTCTCAAGGACCTGAGCCGGCCGCGGCGGTGCCTGAAGCGGATCAAGCTGCGGGAGCAGGAGGAGGTGGCGGTGCTGCTGGGTCTCATCGACCTCAAGGTGGTGGCCCGGGTGCTGCGCATGCCGGAGATCACGGAGCAGCAGCTGCACTGGTGCGAGGAGAAGATGGGCCGGCTCCGTGTCGACCCGCAGCAGGGCACCATGGAGCGAGACCCCTCACCCCTCTTCTTCCCCGCGCACTGA